The Bacillota bacterium genome contains a region encoding:
- a CDS encoding BlaI/MecI/CopY family transcriptional regulator → MEKHYEITNSEWAVMRILLSKSPRGSKEIISILKEQNNWSSATVKTFLSRLVSKKVIGYETVKNSFLYYPLVTEMTYVRDEMKSFFSRIYGNTIHYETQHFQFSGYNNQNYIRPLALSLEEYYEKVSTDLSIQLKRKQIIYIYSTQKELHSALGYENGPSWLTAGQFWEIVHLTPKDNFTGSNLEFGAFHALTQLLIYYINPRAPFWLLQGISAFESNWLSFDAIKKSIIELGDDLNRYSVMQISSDDDLFRIQHGYELTYSMIEYIVSRFGKKALLSLLKTPERLRFIFECSEDDFWDSWVDFVKLRYQHS, encoded by the coding sequence ATGGAAAAACATTATGAAATCACAAATTCTGAATGGGCAGTAATGCGAATTCTATTAAGTAAATCACCTAGAGGTTCTAAAGAAATCATTTCAATTCTTAAAGAACAAAACAATTGGAGTAGTGCCACAGTAAAGACGTTTCTTTCGCGTTTGGTTTCAAAAAAAGTAATCGGCTATGAAACTGTAAAAAATTCGTTTTTATATTATCCTCTTGTGACAGAAATGACTTATGTAAGAGATGAAATGAAATCTTTTTTTTCAAGAATATATGGAAACACCATACATTATGAAACACAACATTTTCAATTTTCTGGGTACAACAATCAAAATTACATTCGTCCACTCGCTTTATCTTTGGAAGAATACTATGAAAAAGTTTCTACAGATTTATCAATTCAATTAAAACGCAAACAAATTATATATATCTATTCAACTCAAAAAGAATTACATTCTGCTTTGGGGTATGAGAATGGTCCAAGTTGGTTAACGGCTGGTCAATTTTGGGAGATTGTTCATTTAACTCCAAAAGATAATTTTACTGGTTCAAACCTTGAATTTGGAGCTTTTCACGCGCTTACACAATTGTTAATCTATTATATTAATCCTAGAGCTCCTTTTTGGCTACTACAAGGAATATCAGCGTTTGAAAGTAATTGGTTGTCTTTTGATGCAATTAAAAAATCAATAATTGAGTTAGGAGATGATTTAAATCGTTACTCCGTAATGCAAATTTCATCAGATGATGATTTATTTAGAATTCAACACGGGTATGAACTGACGTATTCAATGATAGAGTATATAGTGAGTCGTTTTGGAAAAAAAGCTCTTTTGTCTTTATTAAAAACCCCAGAACGTTTGAGATTTATCTTTGAATGTTCAGAAGATGATTTTTGGGACTCGTGGGTAGACTTTGTGAAGTTGAGGTATCAACATTCATGA
- a CDS encoding acyl-protein synthetase codes for MKRKYVRKLFRMKKPYDLAKSEQLFVQAMRENAMYHYTHCMDYKRILDEAHFDPITISSMEDVIKIPFLPTLYFKHHELYSKPLGRMPIKATSSGTSSGVSSKIALSFSDLWRGFLMIKKIFSYHKLWSLRPVTYLIFGFEPTKHSDAGIMKTAFGFTFVAPAKKRIYAIRWKKDGYKVDLDYMKQQLILASKKKTPIRTIGFPAYTYFLLKEMNDEGIKLQMPKGSIVTIGGGWKQFYAEKVDKMEFYKMVYDALGIDDAHIFEFFGAVEHPILYTDCRSHHFHVPAYARVIIRHPDTFEPLPNGKLGLINLLTPMTEGTPLLSIMTDDLGILHDEGCECGEHSPFLEIIGRVGIKDVVTCAQGAEELLLSKEE; via the coding sequence ATGAAAAGAAAATATGTAAGAAAACTTTTTAGAATGAAAAAACCCTATGATTTAGCCAAATCGGAACAGTTATTTGTTCAAGCGATGAGAGAAAATGCAATGTATCATTATACGCATTGTATGGATTATAAACGTATTTTAGATGAAGCTCATTTTGATCCGATAACGATATCTTCCATGGAAGATGTTATAAAAATACCGTTTCTTCCTACACTCTATTTTAAACATCATGAACTCTATTCTAAACCTTTAGGCAGAATGCCGATTAAAGCAACTTCTTCTGGGACATCTTCTGGAGTGTCAAGTAAAATTGCATTAAGTTTTAGTGACTTGTGGCGTGGATTTTTGATGATTAAAAAAATATTTTCATATCATAAGTTATGGTCTTTAAGACCAGTGACCTATTTAATTTTTGGTTTTGAACCTACAAAACACAGTGATGCAGGAATAATGAAAACTGCATTTGGATTTACTTTTGTTGCACCTGCAAAAAAACGAATTTACGCGATAAGATGGAAAAAAGATGGATATAAAGTAGATTTAGATTATATGAAACAACAATTAATTCTTGCTTCTAAGAAAAAAACGCCAATACGCACGATAGGGTTTCCTGCATATACGTACTTTTTACTAAAGGAAATGAATGATGAAGGTATCAAACTACAAATGCCAAAAGGATCCATTGTAACTATCGGCGGTGGTTGGAAACAATTCTATGCTGAAAAAGTAGATAAAATGGAATTTTACAAAATGGTATATGATGCTCTTGGAATAGATGATGCACATATCTTTGAATTCTTTGGAGCTGTAGAACATCCTATTTTGTATACAGATTGTAGAAGTCATCATTTTCATGTGCCTGCATATGCAAGAGTGATTATCAGACACCCAGATACATTTGAACCATTACCAAATGGCAAATTAGGATTAATCAATTTGTTGACACCAATGACAGAAGGAACCCCTTTGTTATCTATCATGACAGATGACTTAGGAATTTTACATGACGAAGGATGCGAATGTGGTGAACATTCTCCCTTTTTAGAAATCATTGGGCGAGTAGGTATAAAAGATGTTGTAACTTGTGCTCAAGGAGCAGAAGAATTACTTTTGAGCAAGGAGGAATAA
- a CDS encoding acyl-CoA reductase, which yields MILYKGKILENIEQKKIIESLREDCYQTLSSVEPLQNIDVIKACNVLAQKVKNKDFDDLIIPLLQEFDIPYDYFLQHIPMFEEQALLEKIKLELGTINFKLESLNEKNIRSIEPLGILFHIAAGNVDALPAYSVIEGLLAGNINILKLPSGDRGVSVALLSELIQIEPKIKDYIYVFDVPSTETETLQDLANIADAIIVWGGDAAVKAVRSMAPINAKIIEWGHKLSFAYASIDASDEDLIGLAHHIAMTDQMLCSSAQGIFVDTTSRVELDQFASRFFKLFVEANKTHKPVPYGIRSRNAIVLYNEKLEQSHTNKKIWKTDGISVITSDDSELTLSMLYRNVWIKMCPKEHFIQTIKPHKNHIQTASILTTVSQFDGYANLIKKTGIVRITKPSEMSRMVAGEAHDGQYPLRLYTRIVEQYKP from the coding sequence ATGATTCTCTATAAAGGAAAAATATTAGAAAATATAGAACAAAAGAAAATCATTGAATCTTTAAGAGAAGATTGTTATCAGACGCTATCATCGGTTGAACCACTCCAAAATATAGATGTGATTAAAGCGTGTAATGTATTGGCACAAAAAGTAAAGAATAAAGATTTTGATGACTTAATCATTCCTTTGCTACAAGAATTTGATATTCCATATGACTATTTTTTACAACATATTCCGATGTTTGAAGAACAAGCTCTACTTGAAAAAATCAAATTAGAATTAGGTACAATAAATTTTAAATTAGAATCACTAAATGAAAAAAATATACGTTCGATTGAGCCTCTTGGAATTTTGTTTCATATTGCTGCTGGAAATGTAGATGCATTACCTGCATATTCTGTAATAGAAGGATTACTAGCTGGTAACATTAATATTTTAAAACTCCCTTCAGGTGATAGAGGTGTATCCGTAGCATTATTATCGGAATTGATTCAAATTGAGCCGAAAATAAAAGACTATATTTATGTTTTTGATGTTCCTTCTACAGAAACAGAAACATTGCAAGACTTAGCAAACATTGCTGATGCAATCATTGTATGGGGAGGAGATGCAGCTGTAAAGGCAGTTAGAAGCATGGCGCCAATCAATGCAAAAATCATCGAATGGGGACACAAATTATCCTTTGCTTATGCATCAATTGATGCATCGGATGAAGACTTGATAGGTTTAGCACATCATATTGCTATGACAGATCAAATGCTTTGTTCTTCAGCACAAGGCATATTTGTTGATACAACATCAAGAGTTGAACTTGATCAGTTTGCTTCGAGATTTTTTAAATTATTTGTCGAAGCAAATAAAACACATAAGCCAGTTCCTTATGGAATTAGAAGTAGAAATGCTATTGTATTATATAATGAGAAATTAGAACAATCACATACAAACAAAAAAATATGGAAAACAGATGGTATCAGCGTGATTACTTCAGATGACAGTGAATTAACACTATCGATGTTATACCGTAATGTATGGATTAAGATGTGTCCTAAAGAACATTTTATTCAAACGATTAAACCTCATAAGAATCATATTCAGACAGCAAGTATTTTAACAACTGTAAGTCAGTTTGATGGTTATGCTAATCTAATCAAAAAAACAGGAATTGTGCGTATCACAAAACCATCTGAGATGTCACGCATGGTGGCAGGTGAAGCACATGATGGGCAATATCCTCTCCGCTTGTATACTAGAATTGTTGAACAATATAAACCATAA
- a CDS encoding class I SAM-dependent methyltransferase, translated as MGIHNAWDWTKDRSNRWLVPSEDSYYLLHRWKELGFLRLLDLGCGRGRHAVLFAKNGFDVSAIDLSSESVKELSEYSKHKNLNIQCDVADMTSLPYPDDSFDCLMEYHSIYHSNRAGVTKALSEIRRVVRKGGEVFRNVRFKQNFGILSK; from the coding sequence TTGGGCATTCATAATGCATGGGATTGGACGAAAGATCGTTCAAATCGTTGGCTTGTTCCTAGTGAGGATTCGTATTATTTGCTTCATCGATGGAAAGAATTAGGATTCCTTCGTTTATTAGATTTGGGATGCGGTAGAGGTAGGCACGCTGTTCTTTTCGCAAAAAACGGGTTTGATGTATCCGCGATTGATTTATCTTCTGAAAGCGTGAAAGAGTTGTCTGAATATTCCAAACATAAAAATTTGAACATTCAATGTGATGTTGCTGACATGACTTCTTTGCCTTATCCAGATGATTCGTTTGATTGCCTGATGGAGTATCACTCTATTTACCATTCCAACAGAGCAGGAGTTACTAAGGCCCTCTCAGAAATTCGCCGTGTGGTTCGGAAAGGTGGTGAAGTCTTTCGTAACGTTCGGTTCAAGCAAAACTTTGGAATATTATCCAAATAG
- a CDS encoding SGNH/GDSL hydrolase family protein, with the protein MKNLVILFQGDSVTDCNRRIHDDYGEGYVHEISKNYPNHTIINRGISGNKTSDLFARWQKDTMDFTPDILCILIGINDVWHRYAFGTGETITDYENYYRKMLEQVKEKLPKTFIIMMEPFMFTVDDFQRSFRKDLDEEIQVTRMLAREFADEYIPLDGFLAEQALKYNEFDLLHDGIHPTVKGHSLIAKEVINRIDKLIIKL; encoded by the coding sequence ATGAAGAACTTAGTTATTCTATTTCAAGGAGATAGTGTCACAGATTGTAATCGAAGAATTCATGATGATTATGGTGAAGGATACGTTCATGAAATTTCAAAAAATTATCCAAACCATACCATTATAAATCGAGGAATAAGCGGAAATAAAACAAGTGATCTTTTTGCAAGATGGCAAAAAGACACAATGGATTTCACTCCAGATATTTTGTGCATTCTTATAGGAATTAATGACGTATGGCATCGGTATGCTTTTGGTACAGGAGAGACGATTACCGATTACGAAAATTATTATCGAAAAATGTTAGAGCAAGTTAAAGAAAAACTTCCAAAAACATTCATTATCATGATGGAACCATTTATGTTTACCGTGGATGACTTTCAAAGAAGTTTTCGAAAAGATTTAGATGAAGAGATTCAAGTAACAAGAATGCTTGCAAGAGAATTTGCAGATGAGTATATTCCTTTAGATGGTTTTTTAGCAGAACAAGCATTAAAGTATAATGAATTTGATTTGTTACATGATGGAATCCATCCAACAGTAAAGGGACATAGTTTGATTGCAAAAGAAGTAATCAATCGAATCGATAAATTAATCATTAAATTATAA
- a CDS encoding DUF3800 domain-containing protein, translating into MDIYFDESRNTGEISFNGSTLNYGDQRYFVLVGYIESPKTTELYQEFKKTWHSSLQTKNPNSFEMKGNDLLRKDNTEIRDEFIKNFCHGDNLYVTVYDKKFFLVTQMINWLIYRVCDYGGDLYDLYVHFCELLIKLNDNFLGKYVSVTKSNDVVSIDEFVKYVINYNYTECINSPFESYLVLQWKSAILGVRDSVENYIIELKEDNVSNDWIKGKDRNNIVNLTSLGETILVLKNNNPRLTNNQIRIHHDKIETVQEYINANWDYKNIEFISSDNSLQIQLSDNIASIVGNLVNRVLPIHSDRDLIKLMQEDYQWVKISLRKIFIHINQRNTKFVIPMREMAVIKSILSGIEFTSFDEFKIDVLSRLQSRFETEKARHVDLSDATKILKR; encoded by the coding sequence ATGGACATCTATTTCGATGAATCGCGTAATACAGGTGAGATTAGCTTTAATGGAAGTACACTTAACTATGGAGACCAACGCTATTTCGTGCTGGTTGGGTATATCGAAAGCCCAAAGACAACAGAGTTATATCAAGAATTTAAAAAAACTTGGCATTCTAGTTTGCAGACGAAAAACCCAAATTCTTTTGAAATGAAGGGCAATGATTTATTAAGAAAAGACAATACAGAAATTCGAGACGAATTTATTAAAAATTTTTGTCACGGAGATAATCTTTATGTAACTGTATATGACAAAAAGTTTTTTTTGGTAACTCAGATGATTAACTGGTTAATATATCGAGTTTGTGATTACGGTGGCGATCTATATGATTTATACGTTCATTTTTGCGAATTACTAATAAAACTCAATGATAACTTTTTGGGTAAATATGTTTCAGTAACAAAGAGTAATGATGTTGTATCTATTGATGAATTCGTTAAGTATGTTATCAATTATAATTACACTGAATGTATCAATTCTCCATTTGAATCATATCTAGTATTACAGTGGAAAAGTGCAATACTAGGTGTTCGAGATTCTGTTGAAAACTACATAATTGAACTTAAAGAAGATAATGTATCGAACGACTGGATCAAAGGTAAAGACAGAAACAACATTGTCAATCTAACTTCCCTAGGTGAAACGATACTAGTTCTTAAGAACAATAATCCCCGACTTACAAACAATCAGATAAGGATACATCATGATAAGATTGAAACTGTCCAAGAATATATCAATGCGAACTGGGATTACAAGAATATTGAATTCATATCGAGTGACAATTCGTTGCAGATACAACTAAGTGATAATATAGCAAGTATTGTTGGCAACTTAGTCAATCGTGTTCTTCCTATTCATAGTGATCGTGATTTAATTAAATTGATGCAGGAAGATTATCAGTGGGTGAAGATTTCATTGAGAAAAATCTTTATTCATATAAACCAAAGAAATACAAAATTTGTAATTCCGATGAGGGAAATGGCAGTAATCAAATCCATTTTATCCGGAATAGAATTTACAAGTTTTGATGAGTTTAAAATAGATGTTCTATCAAGGCTACAATCGCGATTCGAAACAGAAAAAGCTAGACATGTCGATTTATCAGATGCTACAAAAATACTTAAAAGATAA